A stretch of DNA from Pyxicephalus adspersus chromosome 5, UCB_Pads_2.0, whole genome shotgun sequence:
GCTTATGTTCAACTCACTTTGTTGAAGACAGCTATGTCAATACAGGTAAACGAAAGAAACTGAAGCGCACAGCTGTACCCACTATTTTTCCAGAACCACCAAAAGGTAGATCACTGATTGAGGAATTTAACATTCTTGAATCAAGTAATCGAGGCAACCAAGCTGAAAGTGAAGGTGgttgttctgtttgttttttttgtggtatgACACCATCTACTAAAATAATGCATGATCAGTCCACACAAACAGAATCTCACATGTTGAATCCTACAATGCCACAAGTAGAGCACATATATCTTCTCACTCATACTACCCCAAACTTGGAAATCGCAAAATCTCAGGAAACATGCCCTAATCTTGGAGCACGATTGCCTTTTGAATGCTTGGAAGGACCGTCAAATGAGAATGCTGTTAAAGCATTGTTAATAGATCCTGTAAGTGCATTCATTGAGTTCAGTATTCCACAACCTACTTTACAGGTTGAAGAACAGCATACACAGGGTAGCATCATTTCATTTACACTAGGGGGTGGATCAAAATCTGAAAAACATGTAGAACAAAGACAAGATGAGGACTGCAAACCCTTCCAGAAAAGTGTTTATGTAACAGAAAAAACTGCCCAGCCATTATCTTTAAGGGATAAGCAATGCAATGCTAATTCCGGTGCTGCTGTAGATCCTATTGCAAACATGGTAAAGGAATCCAAATATATTGTGTTTGAGCAGTGTCTTGACAATCTACTTCACAAGGTAAAGTGTCAAGATCCAAGTGGTTGTAGTAAAATTCTTCACAAATACAACAAAGAATTTCATGGTTCAGCAGTAATTATTCGTGGCAGTTGTGAAGATGGACATTACTTTCACATCTGGGAAAGTCAACCCAAAATCAACCGCTATTACGCAGGGAACATTCTGCTTGCAGCAAGTTTGCTGACAACGGGCCAAAATTTTCATCAGATTCaagactttttaaaattatttggtgTTCGCcacatttcagaaaagaaattCCACCAATATCAGAGGCGTTTTATATTTCCTTCAATCCATGACTTctggaaaacagaacaaaatcaGGTGCAAAGCAACTTGCAAGATACACCAATAGCCATCTCTGGTAATGGACAATGCAGTAGTACTGGTCAGaacataaaatattgtgtatacaCAATGAAGGACATGATATCTGACAAAATCTTAGATTTTGAAGTAGTGCAGAGCACTCAGTGCACATCTTCTAATAAGATGAAGAGCCATGGACTTGATATTTGCATGTCCCGAGCAATATCCAATGGACAAGACATTGCTTTTTTTGCTTCTGACAAGAACATAAGTGTAAGGAAgcttatgaaaacaaaatacaaaaacatttctcatCAATATGATGTTGGG
This window harbors:
- the LOC140331267 gene encoding uncharacterized protein; the protein is MPKCIITKCPHKTGGKSSNSGVILHGFPNSLERIKQWLLQTGQVFQHLDEIAAIILEGKRSDLYRLCSTHFVEDSYVNTGKRKKLKRTAVPTIFPEPPKGRSLIEEFNILESSNRGNQAESEGGCSVCFFCGMTPSTKIMHDQSTQTESHMLNPTMPQVEHIYLLTHTTPNLEIAKSQETCPNLGARLPFECLEGPSNENAVKALLIDPVSAFIEFSIPQPTLQVEEQHTQGSIISFTLGGGSKSEKHVEQRQDEDCKPFQKSVYVTEKTAQPLSLRDKQCNANSGAAVDPIANMVKESKYIVFEQCLDNLLHKVKCQDPSGCSKILHKYNKEFHGSAVIIRGSCEDGHYFHIWESQPKINRYYAGNILLAASLLTTGQNFHQIQDFLKLFGVRHISEKKFHQYQRRFIFPSIHDFWKTEQNQVQSNLQDTPIAISGNGQCSSTGQNIKYCVYTMKDMISDKILDFEVVQSTQCTSSNKMKSHGLDICMSRAISNGQDIAFFASDKNISVRKLMKTKYKNISHQYDVGHYARHLKRKLILASCGRSGIIIKPWISKIIKHFWWSIQTSKGNAALLKEKWLSLLKHIQNIHTWHDGVLYHKCAHATLSKEAYSRTLWLKEGTIAYAKVSEIICNPELMEDLDHLILNCHTDAPEVFNRNVSQFHTKQTLFFIDTIEARTRLAAINHNYNIDGITPDLPQSTYATTPLGTKLVTPKRRRKKWLMHTLNELETNTHLIPILQDTLRIAEGTKKSTWVSKGP